In Candidatus Zixiibacteriota bacterium, the sequence CATCCCCCGACATCTTTTGCCCGCTATGTACAAACGTTTAGCTGGTTGACGGTTTAGAGATGCTTTCGAGAACATCACCGCTGGTACGCTCATCGATTGCCGCAGTTGCCAGATCACCCAGAGAGAACATACCGGATATCTCTTCATTGCGATTGAGCACGACCAGGCGCCGGACCTGATTTTCCTTCATCAGCCTGCCGGCTTCGTCGATTCCCTGATCTTCATAGATCGTGATCGGTTCAGCGGTCATGGCATCCTTGATGTTGGTGCTTTGGGGATCGTTGTCTTCAGCGATAGCTCGCACCAGGATATCGCGGTCG encodes:
- a CDS encoding CBS domain-containing protein, with translation MLTPKDIMAKDVKYIHPDDSLKDAAETMKTFEIGAMPVVRDGKVVGMITDRDILVRAIAEDNDPQSTNIKDAMTAEPITIYEDQGIDEAGRLMKENQVRRLVVLNRNEEISGMFSLGDLATAAIDERTSGDVLESISKPSTS